The DNA region GGGGCACCCAGAGACACTGCGGCGTGGCTGGAGCCcgtgggccaggccaggccctgcCGTGAGCTGGATACGGCGCTCACTCCAGGCCTGAGCCTACGGCCTGTGCAAGGGGACCCTCGTGGTGACCTGGTGTCATGGGGGCAAGAGACCTCCCGGGAcccaggagccaggcagtggggctctcAGGGTCTGGCCTGTCCCACCCCCTCATGTGGTTCCTCCCTTTGCCCAGGGGGACGTGGGCGGCGCCCGGACCCTGCAGAAGAAGTGGACGACGTTCCTCAAGGCCCGGCTGGTCTGCTCCATCCCGGGGCAGCAGCTGCACTTCAACCGGCTGCAGGCCGTGTACACGCTGGGCGGGAGCACCTGGCATGACACCACCTTCTTTGGCCTCTTCCAGGCTCGCTGGTGAGCACGGGAGCCCTGGGCCACTGAGCGTCCCCATGGGCCCTGCAGCCTTCATCCTACCTACGTTGCCTGCTGGGGGACCTACACCCCTCTGCAGCCGGTGTCAGCCCTCTGATTGGGCTTGTCTCCCCAGGGCTGCCTCCCAACTCTCACACGTCCCCCGGGGTCAGGGCAGTAGCTTTCCCCTGACTCCCTCTCACccgccaggctctgccctggccaTCACCCTCCCTCACCACCCCCTCATCTTTCCAGCACCTCCAGCCCAATGCCGGGTCTCACCCCGCCTTCCCTTCCACAGGGGGGACGTGGACGTCTCTGCCGTCTGCCAGTACCACATCGAGGACGTGCGCAAGGCCTTCGAGGGGCCCTACAAGGAGTATCGGGAGCAGGCCCAGAAGTGGGGCAGGTACTCGGACCAGGTGCCCAGCCCCCGGCCTGGGGCGGTAAGTGCCATGGGGACTGGGGAGACCCAGCCATCACAGTGGGGAGGTCAGCTGCTCTCATGTCTGCCAGGGGCCACCCCCTGTGCACGCAGTAGTGCCCCCTTGGGGGCTGGGTGGGTACTCACTAATCCCAGGACagcctggggtggaggtggggaagtgTCACCCGCACTGCCTGCCTACCagggtccctccccccagcgtgGGCACTTGAGCTGCCTCTAGCCCCCGAGCTGCCTCTAGCCCCCAGGCTGCCAACTGAGCTATGCCCTGCCCCCCTGGTTGGTGGTGTCCTCTGCCCTCACTTGGTGCCTAGCCCCACTGTGACCCAGCCTCTCTCCCCTCAGTGCATCACTGACTGGCACCGGCAGAATGGTGTCGCCAGCTCGCTGGAGCTGCCCGACAACACGCTGAACTTCGCCAAGAAGCACCCGCTGATGGACGAGCCGGTGCTGCCGCGCCACGGCCGGCCCCTGCTGCTCAAGAAGGACGCCAACTTCACCCGGCTGGTGGTGGACCGGGTGCGCGGGCTGGATGGGGCCTCCTACAACGTGCTCTTCATTGGGACAGGTACTCACCAGGGctctgctctctttctctccctccccccctaaTCGCTGGGGCCTCAAGCCAGCCTGGGCTCAACCTTGCCCCGGGGGGGGTGTGCAGTGGCGGGAGGGACAACTCCCAGCCACATGGCGCAACAATGCTGGGGGGCCACTTTGGGAGCTGCTGAGCGTGTGATGGAGGGGCAACTTGGGGGTGCATCTCCCAGCATGGGGTGGCCTAAGGGTTCCTTGGAGTGCTAAGGGGGTGGTACAGGAGTGATGGGGGGTGCTcagggcccctcccctgcccacagctccctgcaATCCTGCCCTGCGGCTCTTCCAGGTGACGGGTGGCTCCACAAGGCCCTGGTCCTGCCCTCCCGTGTCCACCTCGTGGAGGAGCTTCAGATCTTCGAGCCATTGCAGCCCATCGAGAGCCTTGTGCTGGCCCACCAGAAGGTAGGGGGCAGGGCACCTTGGGGACAGCGGGGGGCGGGGCAGAGTACTGAAGGTGGAGGGGGTACCCTGGGCTGTTGGGGAGCGGGGCAGAGTGTAGGGGGTTGGGGGAATGCCCTGGactgggggggggcacaggggacAGAGATAACGGGGGGTTGTTGGGGTGGGCAGGGATAACCGGGGGctgttgggggggggcaggatatGGGGCAGTGATGGCTCTAGGCTGTCCCATCAGCACTgatgtctctccccctccccagaagcTGCTCTTTGCCGGCTCTCACTCCCAGGTGGTGCGGCTGTCCCTGGCCGACTGCGCCAAGTACCGCTCCTGTGCCGACTGCGTCCTGGCCAAGGACCCCTACTGCGCCTGGAGCCGCAACACCAGCCGCTGCCTCCGGGCTGATGGCTCTGACgggtgagggggctggggggctggccTGGAGGCGGGACACTACTCACatggggggcgggaagaggtTGTCATTGTGGTGCCCCCTCTAGGAGGGCCCTAATTAGCATCTCCATGCCCTGCCCCACGGGAAGGTCTCCCCTTGCCTCCCCCAGGGCTCTTGCTCCCTTCCGTAGCATGGCCAAAGGGGCAGTGACTGCAGCTCGGTGCCCCACCGGGGACAGCTGGGGCTGTGCTGACTCCGGGTCTGTCTCAGGTCCCTGCTGGTCCAGGACGTGGTGAACGCGGACACGGCTCTCTGCAACCTCCTGCGAGCACCCCCCTCAGGTGAGAAGTCACCAGCGCCCCTCCCCGGGCCGGGAGCTCCCTGGGAGCcaaaggggctggggagggggcctgCACTCTGTTAGCTTGGGGGGTCCCCTCTCAGTGCAGGCTTGAGAGCAAGGACtcctctggctctgctgctgatttGCTGCTCctgtctgtgccttagtttccccagctGGACAGCAAGGCTGACTGGTGCTGAGGTACCTGCGCAGGAGCAGTGAGGCGCAGGGCTGAAGCTGCCCTAGGTTCCCCTGTCCCAGGGCCTCTCCTGGGTTGTCCCAGGGAAGTGCACTCAGCCAAACATCTCCCTTACCTGCCCTACAGGCCACAGCGACACCTCCACCTCCCATCGGTCCTGGCACAGCCCCGGTGTGTCCATCTGCCCAGCTCCTGTGTGAAACCAGCAGCAGTGTCAGAGCCCACAGGACACGTGCCATCTCCAGGCtggtccctgcagcctcagcagagaggcctaGGCCAAGGCCCTGGGGCTGGCATCACCCGTGGGGtgtccctctggggcagggctgtgggatgGGCAGAGGGTCCAGCCCCCACCTCAGCCtgatcccttctcccctctgtcCTGCAGTTAAAGTCACTCCCAAGAACATCACGGTGGTGGCTGGCACAGACCTGGTCCTGCCCTGCCGCCTCACCTCCAACCTGGCCCGGGCTCACTGGACCTTCAACGGGCGGGATCTGCCCGAGGACCAGGCCTCGGTGCTGTACGACGCGCGCCTGCAGGCCCTGGTCATCCTGGGCACGGGCCCCCAGCATGGTGGTGCCTACCGGTGCTTCTTGGAGGAACAGAGCACGCACTTGGCAGCCGAGGGCTACATGGTGTCAGTGGTGGCAGGCCCAGCCGCCACGCTGGAGGCACGGGCCCCACTGGAGAGCCTGGGACTGGTGTGGATGGTGGCGATTGCTCTGGGCGCCCTgtgcctggtgctgctgctggtggtgctgtcCCTGCGGCGTCGGCTGCGGGAGGAGCTGGCCAAGGGCACCAAAGCCATGGAGAGCACCCTGGTGTACCCCATCGAGCTGCCCAAGTCGCCCCCCAGCCCCAAGTTCATTCCTAGTGCCACCTCGGACTCGGACGAGAAGCTCTGGGACCCAGCCAGCTACTACTACTCGGACGGCTCCCTCAAGATCGTGCCGGGCCACGCCATGTGCCAGAATGGCTCGGCCACACCCTCGCCCCCCGCCAATGGCATCCCTGGGCAGCCCCTGGCATCCCCGCCCCCGCACTCACCCAACCGCATCCATCTGGGCAGCGTCCGCGGCTCCTCTTCCAACGGCTACATCCGCCTGCAGCTGGGTGCTGAGGAGCGGCCCGGCTACAGTGACCTGGCCGAGGAGCTACGCCGCAAGCTCCAGCAGCGCCAGGCACTGCCCGACTCCAACCCCGAGGAGTCCTCGGTGTGAGCCCGGGGCTGCGGGCCTCTGACACAGGCACAGCTACCTCAGACCCAGCCGGGGGCGCTGggatcccctgccctgcccagccggGACGCACATAGGACTCTTTTTCTAACGACCCCGGTGGATTTTGATCCTCCTGCGGCTGCTGTCAGTATTTCAGTGGATCGGGCCCATTCCGGAGCCGGCCTGGGCCCTGGCAATGGCTGGTTCGGATGTATGGGCAGGTCCTGGATGGAGGGACACACGAGTCTGCCCTGGATCCTGGATGGATGGAGCCTACTTAGGACCTGATGCCCTGGAGCAGATGCGGGTGGGATTTTGGAGGCCGGCTCACCTGAGAGGCACAGCCTGGTGCTGTTGGCTGCTGGCTGGACCCCGCCCTTGTGAAAGCATTATCCGGTGGGCGCCTGGGGTGGCCACTGGCATGTTGATCTGTTCACCCACTGCTGGGTGGGAGCAAGGGCAGATCCAGAGCTGACACAAGGTGCCCTCCCAGTAATGCTGGGCAGGactgcactgcatgctgggaacaGGGCACCCATCCCGATTACCTATAGGCTGCAGtcccggggtgtgtgtgtgtgtgtgtgtgtgtgtgtgtgtgtaagctctggcctcctccctgcccccctgaaggTGGCACCCCATGGCCTGCATGCTGGTGATGGGCCAATGGTGTCCTTGTGGCTGCTGGGGCCCCGCTGGTGGAATAGGGGGCTGTGttcctgtgcccctcccccaggccagcTCAAACCACAGAGATGGACTTGGTGACTTTTGCCACAACCCCTCTCCGAGAGGTGAAggatatggggtggggggtaCCAGTGTAAATACCCCCGCACCTGAGTCCCTGCCTCTTGGCCAAGCCAGTTCCTG from Chelonoidis abingdonii isolate Lonesome George chromosome 2, CheloAbing_2.0, whole genome shotgun sequence includes:
- the SEMA4C gene encoding semaphorin-4C → MDASLPGLALLTTVFLSVGTTDTAWWNLVPRKTIPYNELKDVAKRFSKVGVSHYITLTLGEAERVLYVGAREAIFALATGTMELKAAISWEAPTEKKVECIQKGKNNQTDCFNYIRFLQSYNSSHLYACGTFAFQPKCTYIEESSFSLNGPLFEDGKGKCPYDPAKGHTGLIVDGELYSATLNNFLGTEPVILRNLGPHYSMKTEYLASWLNEPHFVGSAYVQESVGSPSGDDDKVYFFFSERAVEYDCYTEQVVARVARVCKGDVGGARTLQKKWTTFLKARLVCSIPGQQLHFNRLQAVYTLGGSTWHDTTFFGLFQARWGDVDVSAVCQYHIEDVRKAFEGPYKEYREQAQKWGRYSDQVPSPRPGACITDWHRQNGVASSLELPDNTLNFAKKHPLMDEPVLPRHGRPLLLKKDANFTRLVVDRVRGLDGASYNVLFIGTGDGWLHKALVLPSRVHLVEELQIFEPLQPIESLVLAHQKKLLFAGSHSQVVRLSLADCAKYRSCADCVLAKDPYCAWSRNTSRCLRADGSDGSLLVQDVVNADTALCNLLRAPPSVKVTPKNITVVAGTDLVLPCRLTSNLARAHWTFNGRDLPEDQASVLYDARLQALVILGTGPQHGGAYRCFLEEQSTHLAAEGYMVSVVAGPAATLEARAPLESLGLVWMVAIALGALCLVLLLVVLSLRRRLREELAKGTKAMESTLVYPIELPKSPPSPKFIPSATSDSDEKLWDPASYYYSDGSLKIVPGHAMCQNGSATPSPPANGIPGQPLASPPPHSPNRIHLGSVRGSSSNGYIRLQLGAEERPGYSDLAEELRRKLQQRQALPDSNPEESSV